A single Elephas maximus indicus isolate mEleMax1 chromosome 2, mEleMax1 primary haplotype, whole genome shotgun sequence DNA region contains:
- the HSPB3 gene encoding heat shock protein beta-3, with translation MAKIILRHLIETPVRYQEEFEARGLEDCRLDHALYALPGPTIVDLGKTKAAQAPQADSVAEMQPQEGKSHFQVLLDVVQFLPEDIIIQTFEGWLLIKARHGARMDEHGFISRSFTRQYKLPDGVETKDLSAILCHDGILVVEVKDSAGTQ, from the coding sequence ATGGCAAAAATCATCCTGAGACACCTCATAGAGACTCCAGTGCGTTACCAGGAGGAATTTGAAGCTCGAGGTTTGGAAGACTGCAGGCTGGACCATGCTTTATATGCACTGCCTGGGCCAACCATTGTGGATCTTGGAAAAACCAAGGCTGCCCAGGCTCCTCAAGCGGACTCAGTGGCCGAGATGCAACCACAAGAAGGTAAATCCCACTTTCAGGTCCTGCTGGATGTGGTCCAGTTTCTCCCCGAAGATATCATCATTCAGACCTTCGAAGGCTGGCTGCTGATTAAGGCTCGACATGGAGCCAGAATGGATGAACATGGCTTTATCTCAAGAAGCTTTACCCGACAGTATAAGCTGCCAGATGGCGTTGAAACAAAAGATTTGTCTGCAATCCTCTGCCATGATGGAATTTTGGTGGTGGAAGTAAAGGACTCAGCTGGGACTCAGTGA